The following proteins are co-located in the Paludibaculum fermentans genome:
- a CDS encoding terminase large subunit domain-containing protein — protein sequence MALMRWNDKTARLFRLLPLGSQAPAPSRAAAPPLPSQWVRDTFHFTPDPAQTAVLDTPARRVLLCCTRQWGKSTVTVLMALYHAFNAPESLTLCVSPALRQSRIFLQKAARFLRRAGVPYTRDPRDPLSLLLPNGSALIGLPAREGNIRGFDNVSFLILDEAAKIPDEVYTAVRPTRAVSDGRLWLLSTPAGQSGFFFREWHDPAAGWARFTVKATACPRIHPDFLAAERRALGEHDFAQEYLCEFRPSQHQLIPRDLIDHAVVPGETCFDEHDGALLSGPDPDAGSAASEWEEPAA from the coding sequence ATGGCGCTCATGAGATGGAATGACAAAACCGCCCGGCTGTTTCGCCTCTTGCCGCTCGGCAGCCAGGCCCCCGCCCCGTCCCGGGCGGCCGCGCCCCCTCTGCCCTCGCAATGGGTCCGCGACACCTTTCACTTCACGCCGGACCCCGCCCAAACCGCGGTCCTCGATACCCCCGCCCGCCGCGTCCTCCTCTGCTGCACGCGCCAGTGGGGCAAATCCACCGTCACGGTCCTCATGGCCCTCTATCACGCCTTCAACGCGCCGGAATCCCTCACGCTCTGCGTGAGCCCGGCTCTCCGCCAAAGCCGGATCTTCCTCCAGAAGGCCGCCCGCTTCCTTCGCCGCGCCGGTGTCCCTTACACCCGCGACCCTCGCGATCCGCTCTCGCTCCTCCTCCCCAACGGCTCCGCCCTCATCGGCCTTCCGGCCCGCGAAGGCAACATCCGCGGCTTCGACAACGTCTCGTTCCTCATCCTCGACGAGGCGGCCAAAATCCCGGACGAGGTCTATACCGCCGTCCGCCCCACGCGCGCCGTCTCCGACGGCCGCCTCTGGCTCCTCTCCACGCCCGCTGGCCAGTCCGGCTTCTTCTTCCGCGAATGGCACGACCCCGCCGCCGGCTGGGCCCGCTTCACCGTCAAGGCCACCGCCTGCCCGCGCATCCATCCGGACTTCCTCGCCGCCGAACGCCGCGCCCTCGGCGAACACGACTTCGCCCAGGAGTACCTCTGCGAATTCCGACCCTCCCAGCATCAGCTCATCCCGCGCGACCTCATCGATCACGCCGTCGTCCCGGGCGAGACCTGCTTCGACGAACACGACGGAGCCCTGCTGTCCGGCCCGGACCCCGATGCCGGTTCGGCCGCCTCGGAATGGGAGGAGCCCGCCGCCTGA
- a CDS encoding YciI family protein produces the protein MRVMVLVKATEESEKGFHPTPEAMQMMEEMGKFNEELSQAGILRAADGLKPSAHGKRVAFDGTRRAVTDGPFAEARELIAGYWLWEVKDMDEAVAWVKRCPNPMPGPSVIEIRPLYEMADWEQEFGSAGPGNS, from the coding sequence ATGCGCGTGATGGTACTCGTAAAGGCGACCGAGGAGAGCGAGAAGGGATTTCACCCCACGCCCGAGGCGATGCAGATGATGGAAGAGATGGGCAAGTTCAACGAGGAGTTGAGCCAGGCCGGCATCCTGCGAGCGGCCGACGGCCTCAAGCCCTCGGCCCACGGCAAGCGCGTTGCCTTCGATGGCACCCGCCGCGCGGTCACCGACGGCCCCTTCGCCGAAGCCCGCGAGTTGATCGCCGGCTACTGGCTCTGGGAGGTGAAGGACATGGACGAAGCGGTCGCCTGGGTCAAGCGCTGCCCGAATCCGATGCCGGGCCCCAGCGTCATCGAAATCCGGCCCCTCTACGAAATGGCGGACTGGGAGCAGGAATTTGGCTCCGCCGGTCCCGGTAATTCCTGA
- a CDS encoding ankyrin repeat domain-containing protein codes for MHDLSDQKGPQVELSRMPVWGGLAGVLFAAGTSILFARLIWEQTVWTWRQGPQMVGFSLAHGYGAILFVFPVLLAIWTVTVILLTLWQLFRKRRIARARWIALGLVLSLFALGSLPEGVWQRVFIGRMAASPHAASLVLYAAYRGDFGTVQGLLSRGVPVNGVDPTDGRTALHGAAAAGDVRTIRYLMGISANINAVDRFGDSPLELAISNHKDSAARVLVELGARRITGSEAQRNKAIHDQVREQIDRLQPR; via the coding sequence ATGCATGACCTCTCAGACCAGAAAGGCCCCCAGGTAGAGCTCTCTCGGATGCCCGTGTGGGGCGGCCTTGCCGGAGTACTTTTCGCCGCCGGTACCTCCATTCTCTTCGCTCGCCTGATCTGGGAGCAGACCGTTTGGACCTGGCGGCAGGGACCGCAAATGGTCGGGTTTTCCCTGGCCCACGGGTACGGTGCGATTCTTTTCGTGTTTCCGGTCCTGCTCGCCATCTGGACCGTCACAGTGATTCTGCTGACACTTTGGCAACTGTTCCGGAAAAGGCGGATTGCGCGGGCCCGGTGGATCGCACTGGGCCTGGTCCTTTCGCTCTTCGCATTGGGTAGCCTTCCGGAGGGCGTCTGGCAGCGAGTATTCATCGGCCGGATGGCGGCGTCCCCTCATGCTGCCTCCCTCGTACTCTACGCCGCCTATCGGGGCGACTTCGGCACGGTTCAGGGCCTTCTGTCGCGTGGAGTTCCAGTGAATGGAGTGGATCCCACCGATGGGCGCACTGCTCTCCACGGCGCTGCCGCTGCTGGGGATGTTCGAACCATTCGCTACCTGATGGGTATCAGTGCGAACATCAACGCCGTCGATCGCTTTGGGGACAGCCCCTTGGAGTTGGCGATCTCGAACCACAAGGACTCCGCAGCCAGAGTGCTGGTCGAACTGGGAGCCCGGAGAATCACTGGCAGCGAGGCGCAGAGAAACAAGGCAATCCACGATCAGGTGCGCGAGCAGATCGACAGACTCCAGCCGCGATAG
- a CDS encoding RHS repeat-associated core domain-containing protein has translation MPRRIEGRRRGPEEVLTRNYTHDVPARISTANEGTGSWKRAYGYDSAGNRYVDPDTSKTSGYAISPFTPTTSSNFDARNRLGVNNSTYDPSGNGNQTAIGSYTYSYDAENRMITAKLGGGGTEVSSTGYVYDGEGQRVQKITCPAGTQTCTASVAGATSTTYVYDAFGNLAAEYSGAGSAPVGCGTPTCYVSVDQIGSTRLVTDANGNAVRRYDYTPYGEELWAGTGGRTTAMGYQSGPDGFNPKFTGQQRDTENFLDYFHARYYSPQQGRFVSVDPENAGADPASPQTWNGYAYVSNNPLSYTDPTGEGIFGFLGSIIGGFFGGPLGAWIGSLAGNGADAAIWGPEAGGASFYNPTNNFGLGNASPWGSTPGLGGAGGDVYGGGSTGGMIFSYEGPVHHQLTYFGAMMAGLDPLTALRLSYGVMAVDWRGGLKTSQGTDPTHAHWHAMAGVTEGGHEGCGQAHGGTIDALGGATQRALGGDQAATTLALHMIQDSYASGHQYKFWPGGAPSVSHIAGDLAPSPTALNMTAQYLFDLKAGKMRSAYYYLAKPQACGPVW, from the coding sequence ATGCCCAGGCGCATTGAGGGGCGGCGGCGCGGGCCGGAGGAGGTCCTCACGCGGAACTACACTCACGATGTGCCGGCCAGGATCTCCACCGCGAACGAAGGCACCGGTAGTTGGAAGCGGGCCTACGGCTACGACAGCGCGGGGAACCGCTACGTTGACCCCGACACATCGAAGACGTCCGGCTACGCCATTTCCCCCTTCACTCCGACTACCTCGTCAAACTTCGATGCCCGGAACCGTCTCGGCGTGAACAATTCGACGTACGATCCGTCGGGCAACGGCAATCAGACCGCGATTGGCAGTTACACCTACAGCTATGACGCCGAGAACCGCATGATCACGGCGAAACTGGGCGGTGGCGGCACGGAGGTGTCGAGTACGGGCTATGTCTACGACGGTGAAGGCCAGCGGGTTCAGAAAATCACGTGCCCGGCGGGTACGCAGACCTGCACTGCCTCGGTGGCTGGGGCTACGTCGACGACCTACGTCTACGATGCGTTCGGAAATCTGGCTGCGGAATACTCCGGGGCGGGTAGCGCTCCGGTTGGATGTGGGACGCCAACCTGCTACGTCTCTGTCGACCAAATTGGTAGCACGCGCTTGGTGACTGACGCGAACGGGAACGCAGTTCGCCGCTACGACTACACGCCGTACGGGGAGGAACTGTGGGCCGGTACCGGGGGACGGACCACCGCGATGGGCTACCAGTCCGGGCCAGATGGCTTCAATCCGAAATTCACCGGCCAGCAGCGTGACACCGAAAACTTCCTCGACTATTTCCATGCACGGTACTATAGTCCACAGCAAGGACGGTTCGTGAGCGTGGACCCGGAGAACGCCGGAGCAGACCCGGCGAGTCCGCAGACCTGGAATGGGTACGCCTATGTCAGCAATAATCCGCTCTCCTACACGGACCCAACGGGAGAAGGCATCTTTGGCTTCCTCGGATCAATCATCGGCGGATTCTTCGGCGGGCCGCTGGGCGCGTGGATCGGTTCTTTGGCTGGAAACGGGGCGGACGCTGCGATCTGGGGACCTGAGGCAGGAGGAGCGTCCTTCTATAACCCAACCAATAACTTCGGGTTGGGTAATGCGAGTCCGTGGGGTAGCACGCCTGGGCTCGGTGGTGCTGGCGGTGACGTCTACGGTGGGGGCAGCACGGGAGGGATGATCTTCAGCTATGAAGGCCCTGTGCACCATCAACTCACTTATTTCGGCGCGATGATGGCTGGATTAGATCCATTGACGGCCTTGAGGCTCTCATACGGTGTGATGGCTGTTGACTGGCGTGGCGGACTGAAAACCTCGCAAGGAACAGATCCTACGCATGCGCATTGGCACGCCATGGCGGGCGTCACCGAAGGAGGACATGAGGGTTGTGGACAAGCCCACGGAGGCACTATCGACGCTCTCGGCGGCGCCACTCAGAGAGCGCTAGGCGGTGATCAAGCTGCTACGACATTGGCGTTACATATGATTCAGGACTCATACGCTTCGGGTCATCAGTACAAGTTCTGGCCGGGCGGTGCGCCATCGGTATCGCACATTGCCGGAGATCTTGCACCGAGTCCGACAGCACTCAACATGACCGCGCAGTATCTATTTGATCTGAAGGCGGGGAAGATGCGAAGTGCGTACTATTATCTCGCGAAGCCCCAAGCCTGTGGACCGGTTTGGTAA
- a CDS encoding IS110 family RNA-guided transposase, which produces MNSLYYLGLDVHKKTISYCLKLVDGSIVAEGTVSTQRKSLEAWLRQLPKPWCGAMEATLFTGWIYDFLLPHAKSLQVAHPAMLKAISASKKKNDKVDARMLADLLRCNLLPVCYMAPPELRELRRLLRYRSLMVRQAVRMKNKTAGLLMEVGAEYNKEKLHQAGYFRDLLETVEEVPDSVKDLLKISRGAAELFDEAQRRLVLGLLRNPLLKQRVERLRSIRGVGEILALTWAVEVGEPSRFPTVGHALSYCGLTSAQISSAGKEQRAPISKQRNKHLQTILIEAAKVAPLWNPQLKLVHEREKNRGNPNRATLAVARKLVAYLLAVDRSGQQFQPRAIAEKESRCLEEQVAMPAQ; this is translated from the coding sequence ATGAATAGCTTGTACTATCTCGGCCTCGATGTGCACAAGAAGACCATCAGCTACTGCCTCAAACTTGTCGACGGCTCCATCGTCGCCGAGGGCACGGTGAGCACACAACGGAAATCCCTGGAGGCTTGGCTGCGCCAACTCCCCAAACCTTGGTGTGGGGCGATGGAGGCAACCTTGTTTACGGGCTGGATCTACGACTTCCTGCTGCCTCATGCCAAGTCGCTTCAGGTCGCGCACCCGGCCATGCTGAAGGCGATTTCTGCTTCCAAGAAGAAGAACGACAAAGTCGATGCCCGCATGCTGGCGGACCTGCTGCGATGCAACCTCCTGCCGGTATGCTACATGGCGCCACCGGAGTTGCGGGAACTGCGCCGTCTGCTCCGCTACCGGAGTTTGATGGTGCGCCAGGCGGTCCGCATGAAGAACAAGACGGCGGGCCTGCTGATGGAAGTGGGGGCCGAGTACAACAAAGAAAAGCTCCATCAAGCCGGCTATTTCCGAGACTTGCTGGAGACTGTCGAAGAAGTGCCCGATTCCGTGAAAGATCTGCTGAAGATCAGTCGCGGGGCTGCCGAGCTATTCGATGAGGCGCAACGGCGGCTGGTGCTGGGCCTTTTGCGCAATCCGCTTCTCAAGCAACGAGTCGAGCGGCTGAGGAGCATCCGCGGCGTCGGAGAGATTCTGGCATTGACCTGGGCGGTGGAGGTAGGGGAACCGAGCCGGTTCCCGACGGTGGGGCATGCTCTCAGTTACTGCGGGCTGACGAGCGCACAGATCAGCTCGGCCGGCAAAGAGCAGCGGGCTCCGATTTCGAAACAGCGCAACAAACATTTACAGACGATTTTGATTGAAGCCGCCAAGGTGGCCCCGCTGTGGAACCCGCAGCTCAAACTGGTGCACGAACGGGAAAAGAACCGGGGCAATCCCAACCGAGCCACGTTGGCCGTGGCTCGGAAGCTGGTGGCCTACCTGTTGGCGGTGGATCGCAGCGGCCAGCAATTCCAGCCGCGCGCGATCGCGGAGAAAGAAAGCAGATGCCTGGAGGAGCAGGTTGCAATGCCAGCGCAATAA
- a CDS encoding RHS repeat domain-containing protein yields the protein MNLGTVKVQNFCYNSRLQITGIRVGSAADSSCQSLSTADVTLGLGYGTGNNGNVKSQSIQLGSTVLGTQAYEYDALNRLKTAVETKGAGGTAWSQTFVYDRYGNRAMLGTSSPSPATGVPQVALDDPGEVTALLATYTDPVSGATVVNNKWLGSTVDAAGNVSTAVAAAYPRNLSYDGENRLVSAQTSGSGTMTAEYDGEGHRVKRTVNGVTTTVYVYDAMGQLAQEYGGEAVTTSGRQYLVADHLGSTRLVLDGNGVVQTRSDYLPFGQEIELGLGDRTVAQGYESKAVADADRQRMRFTGKERDAETGLDYFGARYFSGAQGRFTSPDPKSAGADPQNPQSWNGYSYALNSPFAYVDPNGQWPFFVHNRMYQAFNSDLSPHHQALLGQVSYNQDFGPGAQDPGQSYTHSMCFSGQSAGACVAMINRFIDQNLALANDLSGGGRDLNDDAITAFAKAAHALTDMSSPAHVGADGMPIGWSNGRAAGLAHVYAERNASVDWFRAGQGMRLEIAGYARAFPYLAKKHGNQDAWAQREIEHFVSSYFATEDPAVRNHVAEDAARQCALGNPAACGGQ from the coding sequence GTGAATCTTGGCACGGTGAAGGTACAGAACTTCTGCTACAACAGCCGGCTCCAGATAACGGGCATCCGCGTGGGCAGTGCCGCCGATAGCTCATGCCAGAGCCTCAGCACTGCGGACGTGACTCTTGGCTTGGGGTACGGAACAGGCAACAATGGGAACGTCAAGAGCCAGTCGATTCAACTTGGCTCGACAGTGCTGGGGACGCAGGCCTACGAGTACGATGCCTTGAACCGGCTGAAGACGGCGGTGGAGACAAAGGGAGCAGGCGGCACGGCGTGGTCGCAGACTTTCGTGTACGACCGCTACGGGAACCGGGCGATGCTGGGGACAAGCAGTCCCTCGCCGGCGACTGGTGTGCCGCAAGTCGCCTTGGACGACCCCGGAGAGGTCACGGCATTGCTGGCAACCTACACTGATCCAGTGAGCGGCGCAACAGTGGTGAACAACAAGTGGCTGGGGTCGACGGTGGACGCGGCGGGTAACGTCAGCACTGCGGTGGCGGCCGCGTATCCTAGAAATCTATCCTATGACGGGGAGAACCGGTTGGTGAGTGCGCAGACTAGCGGATCCGGCACGATGACGGCGGAATACGACGGCGAAGGGCACCGCGTGAAGCGGACCGTGAACGGAGTCACGACGACGGTTTACGTATATGACGCGATGGGGCAGTTGGCGCAGGAGTACGGCGGCGAGGCGGTAACTACGTCAGGCCGGCAGTACCTGGTGGCGGACCACCTAGGCAGTACGCGGCTGGTGCTGGATGGCAACGGCGTTGTGCAGACCAGAAGCGATTACCTCCCGTTTGGGCAGGAGATTGAGCTGGGGCTTGGCGACCGGACGGTGGCGCAGGGTTACGAGAGCAAGGCGGTGGCCGATGCTGATCGGCAGAGGATGAGGTTTACCGGCAAAGAACGGGACGCCGAGACTGGCCTCGACTACTTTGGGGCGAGGTACTTCTCGGGAGCGCAGGGGAGGTTCACTAGCCCGGATCCCAAGAGTGCTGGAGCAGACCCTCAGAATCCACAGAGCTGGAATGGCTACAGCTACGCTTTGAACAGCCCTTTCGCCTATGTAGACCCCAACGGTCAGTGGCCATTCTTCGTACATAACCGCATGTACCAGGCGTTCAACAGCGATCTCTCCCCCCACCATCAGGCGCTTTTGGGTCAGGTGAGCTACAACCAGGACTTCGGACCAGGGGCTCAAGATCCAGGACAGTCTTATACGCACTCTATGTGCTTCTCTGGTCAAAGTGCTGGCGCTTGCGTAGCGATGATAAACCGCTTCATCGATCAAAATTTGGCACTTGCAAACGACCTATCTGGCGGCGGGCGCGATTTGAACGATGACGCGATTACGGCCTTTGCGAAGGCCGCACATGCCTTGACAGATATGAGTTCGCCTGCGCATGTGGGCGCCGATGGCATGCCTATTGGATGGAGCAATGGCAGGGCTGCTGGGCTTGCCCACGTTTACGCCGAACGAAATGCATCGGTCGATTGGTTTCGTGCTGGCCAGGGGATGAGGCTCGAAATCGCTGGGTATGCTAGGGCGTTTCCTTACCTTGCGAAGAAGCACGGCAACCAAGACGCTTGGGCGCAAAGGGAGATCGAGCATTTCGTCAGCAGCTACTTTGCGACTGAAGATCCGGCGGTGCGGAACCATGTGGCAGAGGATGCGGCGAGGCAATGCGCCCTGGGCAATCCGGCGGCTTGTGGGGGACAATGA
- a CDS encoding RHS repeat-associated core domain-containing protein, with protein sequence MTREFTGKERDAETGLDYFGARYFSGAQGRFTSPDNPKFSEKTSPQTWNLYSYTANNPLSAVDITGNNWFKINGNWNWHDGSDVDDNGDPCKKGSEGCNHSDYTMLLRIQKTGKYAKDGAEIEKLTLLGAGEDDVLATGTGYTGKLGTYMTTPNGDYEINLNRRGGLQSQYFLQVPQGYVLGPYPGIQRVGPVTIRDQVFDARNDWGEYRADLIGPKGPTAFYLHGKQDYFDYGRTYTHGSLLSKTGHTSRISC encoded by the coding sequence ATGACGAGGGAGTTCACCGGCAAAGAACGGGACGCCGAGACTGGCCTCGACTACTTTGGGGCGAGGTACTTCTCGGGAGCGCAGGGGAGGTTCACTAGCCCGGACAATCCGAAGTTCTCGGAAAAGACTTCTCCTCAAACTTGGAACCTATATTCGTACACGGCGAACAATCCGCTTTCCGCTGTCGATATCACCGGCAACAACTGGTTCAAGATCAATGGCAATTGGAATTGGCACGACGGTTCAGATGTGGACGACAACGGTGATCCATGCAAGAAGGGATCCGAAGGTTGTAACCACAGCGACTACACGATGCTTCTGCGGATTCAGAAGACTGGGAAGTACGCGAAGGATGGAGCTGAGATTGAGAAGCTAACGCTACTGGGTGCGGGCGAGGATGACGTTCTTGCTACCGGGACTGGATACACAGGAAAGCTCGGCACCTATATGACAACACCCAACGGCGATTATGAGATAAACCTGAACAGGCGCGGAGGCCTTCAGTCTCAGTACTTCCTTCAGGTTCCTCAAGGGTACGTCCTTGGACCCTATCCGGGGATTCAGCGCGTAGGTCCCGTTACGATACGTGATCAGGTGTTTGATGCCAGGAACGATTGGGGCGAGTATAGAGCGGACCTCATCGGCCCTAAGGGCCCTACGGCCTTCTATCTACACGGCAAACAGGACTACTTCGATTACGGCCGAACCTACACCCACGGCTCACTGCTGTCCAAGACAGGACACACCTCTCGCATCTCGTGTTGA
- a CDS encoding recombinase family protein, whose protein sequence is MSKITADHLARRACIYIRQSTPDQVRHNLESQRLQYSLADRARGLGWQDVDVIDEDLGISGAGTRRPGFERLLRALCNGQVGAVFSVEASRLARNGRDWHTLLEFCSIVGALLIDADTTYDPRLTNDRLLLGMKGTISEMEIATFRERAQSALRQKAERGALVRRVPIGYVKGTDDQIEKDPDVRIASTVELIFRKFTELGSARQVFFWLDRNQIQMPVARGPETSREVVWQPARYHAVHSILKNPVYAGAYTYGQSKTTVRLEDGQKRVCRSKQPRQEDWAVLITEHHEGYIDWDAYRSNQAVIADNENAKSASVRGSVRQGGAILAGLLRCGHCGAKLLAQSPRPGVIRYQCSGYVLNRDHPCCVMFGGLRADRLVSEQLLGCLAPLGTEAAIEAMESLQGGSDERVRQKALALEQARYDVTRARRQYDAVDPANRLVAAELERRWNLALAEEARVEAELAALQQRRESPLTDEQKRKLLDFARDLPSLWDDALTSPEHKKRLLRIALKEIVVTSEGETIRFVLHWQGGDHTQTEFSKIRAGRHRYVTDDEVVETVRALARIEPDARIAALLNRNRKPTAHGKTWTARHVCSLRCNHKIEVYREGERQSRGEVSVSETADILGVTQTTVLRLIRLKRLKATQICPNAPWILRRVDVEQWVADRNEPTTPPTETSGQMSLEIP, encoded by the coding sequence ATGAGTAAAATCACCGCCGATCACCTGGCCCGGCGAGCCTGCATATACATTCGCCAGTCCACACCCGACCAGGTGCGGCACAACCTCGAGAGCCAGCGCCTGCAGTATTCTCTCGCCGACCGCGCGCGCGGCTTGGGCTGGCAGGACGTCGACGTTATCGACGAAGATCTCGGCATCTCAGGGGCGGGCACACGCCGTCCTGGATTTGAGCGCCTGCTTCGTGCTCTCTGCAATGGGCAAGTGGGCGCGGTGTTCAGCGTTGAGGCGTCGCGACTCGCGCGTAACGGCCGGGACTGGCACACCTTGCTCGAATTCTGCAGCATCGTCGGAGCGCTGTTGATCGATGCTGATACCACATACGACCCCAGGCTTACCAACGATCGATTGTTGTTGGGGATGAAGGGCACGATCAGCGAAATGGAAATCGCGACGTTTCGGGAGCGCGCGCAATCAGCCTTGCGGCAGAAGGCCGAGCGTGGCGCTTTGGTACGGCGCGTCCCAATTGGGTATGTCAAAGGCACCGACGATCAGATCGAGAAAGATCCCGACGTCAGGATCGCCTCCACGGTGGAATTGATCTTCCGCAAGTTCACCGAGTTGGGCAGTGCGAGGCAGGTCTTCTTCTGGTTGGACCGAAACCAGATTCAGATGCCCGTTGCTCGCGGGCCGGAGACTTCGCGAGAAGTAGTCTGGCAGCCGGCTCGATACCACGCGGTGCACAGCATACTGAAGAACCCTGTCTACGCCGGAGCGTACACCTATGGGCAAAGCAAAACGACAGTACGGTTGGAGGACGGCCAGAAGCGGGTCTGCCGGAGCAAACAACCCCGGCAAGAAGACTGGGCTGTATTGATCACGGAGCATCACGAGGGTTACATTGACTGGGATGCCTATCGGAGCAATCAGGCGGTGATTGCCGACAACGAAAATGCGAAAAGCGCGTCGGTGCGAGGATCAGTACGGCAAGGTGGAGCGATTCTTGCGGGACTGCTGCGTTGCGGCCATTGCGGCGCCAAGCTGCTCGCACAGTCTCCGCGGCCTGGCGTGATTCGCTACCAATGTTCGGGGTATGTTCTCAATCGCGATCATCCCTGTTGTGTCATGTTCGGCGGTCTGCGCGCCGACCGTCTGGTGTCGGAGCAACTGCTAGGATGCCTTGCGCCGCTCGGCACCGAAGCGGCCATAGAGGCAATGGAGTCGCTACAGGGAGGAAGCGACGAGCGGGTCAGGCAGAAAGCCCTGGCATTGGAGCAGGCACGCTACGATGTGACGCGTGCCCGGCGCCAATACGATGCGGTTGATCCGGCGAACCGCCTTGTGGCGGCGGAACTCGAACGGCGTTGGAATCTGGCGTTGGCTGAGGAAGCGCGGGTGGAGGCAGAACTTGCGGCCCTACAGCAACGCCGAGAGAGCCCCCTCACCGACGAGCAGAAACGAAAACTGCTGGACTTTGCACGAGATCTCCCCTCGCTGTGGGACGATGCGCTCACTTCGCCGGAGCATAAGAAGCGGCTCCTTCGAATTGCGCTAAAGGAGATCGTCGTTACCAGCGAGGGAGAGACGATTCGCTTTGTCCTGCATTGGCAAGGCGGCGATCATACGCAGACGGAGTTCTCCAAGATTCGCGCCGGTCGGCACAGGTATGTGACCGACGACGAGGTAGTGGAAACGGTCCGCGCATTGGCAAGGATCGAACCGGACGCCCGGATCGCGGCGCTACTCAACCGCAACCGAAAGCCGACGGCGCACGGTAAGACCTGGACGGCACGACATGTCTGCTCGTTGCGCTGCAATCACAAAATTGAGGTCTACCGCGAGGGAGAGCGGCAGAGCCGCGGCGAAGTATCGGTCAGCGAAACGGCAGACATTCTCGGCGTCACACAAACCACTGTCCTACGGCTGATCCGGCTGAAACGGCTGAAGGCCACGCAGATCTGTCCAAATGCCCCGTGGATTCTACGGCGGGTAGACGTGGAGCAATGGGTGGCTGATCGAAACGAGCCGACAACCCCACCAACGGAAACTTCAGGGCAGATGAGCCTTGAAATTCCTTAA